In Crinalium epipsammum PCC 9333, the genomic window TATGAGCTAGAGATATTTCCCCTGGTCGGGGAAAACTACCACCACCTACCAAAGAAGGACCAGATGCAGAATGATGAGGACTGCGAAAAGGGCGATCACTCATCAGTGATCCTTGATTCTTAAGTAACCCTGCCACCGAATGAATTTGAGTAACATCTAGCGCCTCCTCAAAACTCAATGGTGGTAAAATTCCTGGTAAGCGTCTGGCTAACATAGTTTTACCAGAACCAGGCGGTCCCACAAAGATTAAATTATGCCCGCCAGCAGCAGCAATTTCTAAAGCGCGACGAGCGTGTGCTTGCCCTTTGACATCTTTTAAATCTGCTCCTGTAAACGCAGAACGCCTTAATTCCTGCACACCATCCAACTTTACAGGCTGATATTTCTCAGGTTCGTTAAGAAACTTTGCAACATCCCAAAGATTATTAAAGCCGTAAACATTTAAATTCTGAACTACAGCAGCTTCCTTAGCATTATCCGCAGGCACAACCAAACCTGTAATCCCTAGCCTTTGGGCAGCAGCAGCGATGGGTAAAACACCCGCAACCGGACGCAAACTACCATCTAAGGAAACTTCCCCTAAAAAGAGGTAATCTCCCAATAATTCAGCACTTACCTGTTCAGAAGCAGCTAATATTCCCACGCTAATCGGCAAATCAAAGCTGGGACCTTCCTTGCGTAAATCAGCAGGAGTTAAATTAATCACAATTTTCCGCAGAGGGAAGGCATAGCCAGCATTTTTCAACGCTGCCTTCACCCGTTCTCTAGATTCCTGCACCGCAGCATCAGGCAACCCTACAAGTACTATTCCTGGTAGCCCTCCTGATACATCTACCTCAACGCCTACCTTAACTGCGTCGATGCCAACAATTGATCCACTCCAGACTCTAGCTAGCACATCAATTTATTAGAGACTGCAAAAAAAGTATAAAGCCTGCGAACTGAAAAGTCAGCGTTGGGGCGATACTCCGCAGGAGTTGCTACGCGATCGCCTAAAAAGCTAATAAATTACCCTAATATCGCTAAAATGCAGCTAAAAGAATTAGCGAAACTAGCATGAGTGCCACAGAAGATACCATTTTTGGCAAAAT contains:
- a CDS encoding YifB family Mg chelatase-like AAA ATPase — encoded protein: MLARVWSGSIVGIDAVKVGVEVDVSGGLPGIVLVGLPDAAVQESRERVKAALKNAGYAFPLRKIVINLTPADLRKEGPSFDLPISVGILAASEQVSAELLGDYLFLGEVSLDGSLRPVAGVLPIAAAAQRLGITGLVVPADNAKEAAVVQNLNVYGFNNLWDVAKFLNEPEKYQPVKLDGVQELRRSAFTGADLKDVKGQAHARRALEIAAAGGHNLIFVGPPGSGKTMLARRLPGILPPLSFEEALDVTQIHSVAGLLKNQGSLMSDRPFRSPHHSASGPSLVGGGSFPRPGEISLAHRGVLFLDELTEFKRDVLEFLRQPLEDGYVTVSRTRQSVMFPAQFTLVASTNPCPCGYFGDSIQPCTCSPRQREQYWAKLSGPLMDRIDLQVAVNRLKAEEITQQPLGEESAPVRERVQVARDRARTRFTEQGLRCNAQMQSSHLRNWCKLDDASRNLLENAIRKLGLSARASDRILKVARTIADLAGDDNLKTSHVAEAIQYRTIDRMQ